CTTGGTGAATAGTAGCAGAGAGCCCTAGAGTCAAACCTCTCTGTTACCAGAATATCTTGTTCAGCAGAGCCGGCTTGGTGAATAGTAGCAGAGAGCCCTAGAGTCAAACCTCTCTCTGTTACCAGATCATCTTGTTCAGCAGAGCCGGCTTGGTGAATAGTAGCAGAGAGCCCTAGAGTCAAACCTCTCTCTGTTACCAGATCATCTTGTTCAGCAGAGCTGGCTTGGTGAATAGTAGCAGAGAGCCCTAGAGTCAAACCTCTCTGTTACCAGATCATCTTGTTCAGCAGAGCTGGCTTGGTGAATAGTAGCAGAGAGCCCCTAGAGTCAAACCTCTCTCTGTTACCAGATCATCTTGGTGAATAGTAGCAGAGAGCCCTAGAGTCAAACCTCTCTGTTACCAGATCATCTTGTTCAGCAGAGCTGGCTTGGTGAATAACCTGGTTATAGGGTGTGTGTCCAGCCATGCAAACAGCattcaccacagagagagagagagttatgcaACTCCTGACAGTAgcacatgtcctctctctctgcctaaaaGGGACAGTTTGTTCTTTCTGTGTTTGGAGAGTGGAggggcagacggacagacagacggacagactagGAACCACTGGAGAGCTCTACTACTCACTCTGCATGTCTGGTTaagtagtgacagagacagacagactaggaaCCACTGGAGAGCTCTACTACTCACTCTGCATGTCTGGTTaagtagtgacagagacagacagactaggaaCCACTGGAGAGCTCTACTACTCAGTCTGCATGTCTGGTTaagtagtgacagagacagacagactaggaaCCACTGGAGAGCTCTACTACTCACTCTGCATGTctggtaggtaggtagagagagagagagaaccactacCCATAACCACAGGAACTGACTGCAGACCTACACATAGTGGGCTGTACAGTACCTGTAACCACAGGAACTGACTGTGGGCCTACACATAGTGGGCTGTACAGTACCCGTAACCACAGGAACTGACTAGACCTACACATAGTGGGCTGTACAGTACCCGTAACCACAGGAACTGACTGTAGGCCTACACATAGTGGGCTGTACAGTACCCGTAACCACAGGAACTGACTGTGGGCCTACACATAGTGGGCTGTACAGTACCCGTAACCACAGGAACTGACTGTAGGCCTACACATAGTGGGCTGTACAGTACCCGTAACCACAGGAACTGACTGTAGACCTACACATAGTGGGCTGTACAGTACCCATAACCACAGGAACTGACTGTAGGCCTACACATAGTGGGCTGTACAGTACCCGTAACCACAGGAACTGACTGCAGACCTACACATAGTGGGCTGTACAGTACCCGTAACCACAGGAACTGACTGTAGGCCTACACATAGCGGGCTGTACAGTACCCGTAACCACAGGAACTGACTGTAGGCCTACACATAGTGGGCTGTACAGTACCCGTAACCACAGGAACTGACTGCAGACCTACACATAGTGGGCTGTACAGTACCCGTAACCACAGGAACTGACTGTAGGCCTACACATAGTGGGCTGTACAGTACCTGTAACCACAGGAACTGACTGTAGGCCTACACATAGTGGGCTGTACAGTACCCGTAACCATAGGAACTGACTGTAGGCCTACACATAGTGggctgtacagtagcagtggtttTCCTGGTAGTGGATATAAGGTAACAGAACTTTGGGCTCATCACATTTTTCTGGGCAGCACTACATAGACGGGTTACCTATAGCTAAACATAGCCCTGAAACAGAGCATGGCTTTTCCTCTGTGACTCAGGGGAAATCTCCCAACTCAAACAGACATGCTGGACTTATCTTCACCCTCATTTAAACACAGAATAATTTTGTGAAAATTCTATTGTGATTGTGTAGATTCTATTGTGATTGTGTAGATTCTATTGTGATTGTGAAATTTACTATTGTGAAGATTCTATCATGATTGTGTAGATTCTATTGTGAAGATTCTATTGTGGAAATTCTATTGTGATTGCGAAGATTCTATTGTGAAGATTCTATCATGATTGTGTAGATTCTATTGTGGAAATTCTATTGTGATTGTGAAGTTTCTATTGTGATTGTGAAGATTGTGATTGTGAAAATTCTATTGTGATTGCGAAGATTCTACTATGATTGAAGATTCTATTGTGACTGTAGAGATTTATGGTGGGGTTCTGACATGCTTTGGCCAGAACAGTGGGATAATAACCTAATCTCAACTATTCCATGACAAGGGGCCATGAATAAACATGAATTATCTACCTAATGACTTACTACGAGTCACTAGACAGGCTCACAGGCTCTTCTCAGCTATTTGTGCCTGGGGCAGGGGAGGACCAACCATTTTCCAGATAAGCCTGATCCGGCtacaacagactgactgacacacCTTATTTAGGTCAGGAGAGACCGGTGTTCTAGGTAACATATCAATTTAGTGAATCTATGAGCTGGAAGAACAATCATAACCTCCCTGGGGCTAATCAGGACAATAAATGGCAGCCATTTTGCTCTGTGGCATTTAATTGTCCCTCAGTACAAATCAGTTGGTGCTGTGTTACGGAGGTGAAATGTGACCACACAAGAATCGCAATGCAACTATTTGCGAGCCTGGTAAATACACCATAGTAAGACAGGGTTGACGTTTGATGACTGGTTTAAATATGTAGAGTGATTGTGTCCGTGAGGATGAAGTGTTAGAGGGGTACATACCATCAATCTCTGGGATTGAGATAGCAGGAATAGGCGGGGCCACAGGAGCAGGGGTGGCTGGTGTTAGCTCTGGGGCAGGAGTAGGCGGAGCCGCAGAGGGGTGGCTGGTGTTAGCTCTGGGGCAGGAGTAGGCGGGGCCACAGGAGCAGGGGCGGCTGGTGTTAGCTCTGGGGCAGGGGTAGGGCGTCTgagggagcaggagcgggggcgGCTGGTGTTAGCTCTGGGGCGGCTTCGGGAGCAGGGGTAGGAGTCTCTACTGCAGGCTCTGGGGCTGGAGCTGTCACCTCACCTGGGGCCTCCACAGGCTCATTGGCAACGGCTGCTACAGGGGCCTCCACAGGCTCATTGGCAACGGCTGCTACAGGGGCCTCCACAGCCACAGGGGTGGTTATTGGCTCTGCTGCAGGCTCAGCAGCAACAACAAGGTCAGTTATGGGGCCACTGGGTGCAGGGGCCTCCACAGCGGGGGCCCCCTCTGGGACAGCGGCCACAGGCTCAGCAGCAGGGGTTACTGGCTCAGGGACAGCGGCCACAGGGGCTGGGGAATCTTTGGTCTCCTCTtttggggctggagctggggtctCCGCTGTCGGGGCTGGGGTCTCCTCTGTCGGGGGTGGAGCTGGGGTCTCCTCTgtcggggctggagctggggtctCCTCTGTCGGGGCTGGAGCAGGGGTCTCCTCTGTCGGGGCTGGAGCTGCCTCTGGGACAGTTTCAGCCACCTCGACTGGGGCAGCAGCTTCCACAGGTGCAGCTGCCTCGACCAGGGTAGCCACCTCCACTGCAGCTCCAGTTTCAACAACAGGGGCCTCCT
This genomic interval from Oncorhynchus nerka isolate Pitt River unplaced genomic scaffold, Oner_Uvic_2.0 unplaced_scaffold_4813, whole genome shotgun sequence contains the following:
- the LOC135566463 gene encoding skin secretory protein xP2-like — encoded protein: MFLCVFIPVVRNGHISEDTETIADQMQLPVQSALTDDSEEPVIMASEALETMGSGWEEDQVLEMLAAAEPEVPPEAPAEAAAVEAEVPSEAVVLVEVAAPVEAVVVEAAPVAEAPAETVVSEEAPVVETGAAVEVATLVEAAAPVEAAAPVEVAETVPEAAPAPTEETPAPAPTEETPAPAPTEETPAPPPTEETPAPTAETPAPAPKEETKDSPAPVAAVPEPVTPAAEPVAAVPEGAPAVEAPAPSGPITDLVVAAEPAAEPITTPVAVEAPVAAVANEPVEAPVAAVANEPVEAPGVPVVVSAVAQEAAALVLAGLAGKQKDRNRTKRIKLRGR